A stretch of Corvus hawaiiensis isolate bCorHaw1 chromosome 8, bCorHaw1.pri.cur, whole genome shotgun sequence DNA encodes these proteins:
- the GDF2 gene encoding growth/differentiation factor 2 encodes MHCFGVLAALSVFNIIACLTRGKPLEDWDRLSAVGKSDARFHDPREDETHFNFKSFLENMKMDLLRSLNLSRVPSQVKTKEEPPQFMIDLYNRYAADKSSSPASNIVRSFSTEDVVSLDSPEENPFQKHILFFNISIPQYEEITRAELRIYISCHKEVGSLSRLEGNMVIYDVLDDGHWENPESTKSFLVSHNIQECGWKMFEVSSAVKRWVRADKLETKNKLEIVIKSKALSGFTCGKLDISVTPDTKNLPLLIVFSNDRSNGTKETKVELREMIVHEQESVLKKLGKNNTSSEEEQQGEEKAIPGSHLHSSRNKRSIGANHCRRTSLHVNFEEIGWDSWIIAPKDYEAFECKGGCFFPLTDNVTPTKHAIVQTLVHLQNPKKASKACCVPTKLDSISILYKDDAGVPTLIYNYEGMKVAECGCR; translated from the exons ATGCATTGTTTTGGAGTATTAGCTGCACTGTCTGTTTTCAACATCATTGCTTGTTTGACAAGAGGCAAGCCTTTGGAAGACTGGGACAGGCTATCAGCTGTGGGAAAGTCTGATGCACGCTTTCATGATCCTAGGGAAGATGAGACCCATTTCAACTTTAAATCTTTCCTGGAGAATATGAAGATGGATTTACTAAGGAGTTTGAATTTGTCAAGAGTCCCCTCACAAGTGAAGACTAAAGAAGAACCACCACAGTTCATGATTGATTTATACAACAGATATGCTGCAGACAAGTCCTCCAGCCCTGCATCCAATATTGTAAGGAGCTTCAGTACTGAAG ATGTTGTTTCTTTAGATTCACCAGAAGAAAACCCatttcagaaacacattttgttcTTCAACATCTCTATTCCACAATATGAGGAAATCACCAGAGCGGAACTGAGAATTTATATCTCCTGTCACAAGGAAGTTGGATCTCTCTCTAGGCTGGAAGGCAACATGGTAATTTATGATGTTCTAGATGATGGCCACTGGGAAAACCCAGAAAGTACCAAATCTTTCCTTGTCTCCCACAATATCCAGGAATGTGGTTGGAAGATGTTCGAAGTGTCCAGCGCTGTGAAAAGATGGGTCAGGGCAGACAAGCTGGAGACTAAAAATAAGCTAGAGATTGTTATAAAGAGTAAAGCTCTGAGTGGTTTTACTTGTGGGAAGCTGGATATCAGTGTTACCCCTGACACTAAAAATCTGCCCCTGTTAATAGTGTTCTCCAATGACCGCAGCAATGGGACAAAAGAGACCAAAGTGGAGCTCCGGGAGATGATTGTTCATGAACAAGAAAGTGTGCTCAAGAAATTAGGAAAGAACAACACTTCATCTGAAGAAgaacagcagggagaggaaaaggccatccctggatcccaccTGCATTCCTCCAGAAACAAGAGAAGCATTGGAGCCAACCACTGCAGGAGAACTTCCCTCCATGTGAACTTTGAAGAGATTGGCTGGGATTCCTGGATCATTGCACCAAAAGATTATGAAGCTTTTGAGTGTAAAGGAGGTTGCTTCTTCCCTCTGACAGATAACGTCACCCCAACAAAACATGCTATTGTCCAAACTCTGGTGCAtctccaaaaccccaaaaaagcctCCAAGGCCTGTTGTGTTCCAACCAAACTGGATTCAATCTCCATTCTTTATAAGGATGATGCTGGTGTGCCCACTTTGATATATAACTATGAAGGGATGAAAGTGGCAGAATGTGGCTGCAGGTAG